In the genome of Bacillus sp. S3, one region contains:
- a CDS encoding DUF3189 family protein, with product MIYIYNDYGGTHTTSLAAAYHLKQLPQSERKLTREEILNVKYFNKLAKEDFGKLIFHGVDDKGNSVYTIGRKRNKYVIPALKEMVLLLQEKHQFNEKIVFSNTSPTVPFAMSMGGFFSRGLKIDVIGVPLLVKGAKRCCDNIYRLVENTKEIGGTTFAENVIILENEMYK from the coding sequence ATGATTTATATTTATAATGATTATGGCGGGACACATACTACTTCATTAGCAGCGGCGTATCATTTGAAACAGCTTCCACAATCTGAACGGAAACTTACACGAGAAGAAATATTGAATGTGAAATACTTCAATAAATTAGCAAAAGAAGACTTTGGGAAGTTGATTTTTCACGGAGTTGATGACAAAGGAAATTCTGTTTACACCATCGGACGAAAACGAAATAAATATGTCATTCCAGCATTAAAAGAAATGGTTTTATTACTGCAAGAAAAACATCAGTTCAATGAAAAAATTGTTTTTTCCAATACCTCACCGACTGTTCCATTTGCCATGTCAATGGGGGGATTTTTCTCTAGAGGGTTAAAAATTGATGTGATTGGTGTACCGTTATTAGTGAAAGGTGCCAAACGCTGCTGTGATAATATTTATCGTTTAGTTGAAAATACGAAAGAAATAGGGGGGACAACCTTTGCGGAAAATGTCATTATATTAGAAAATGAAATGTATAAGTAG
- a CDS encoding phospho-sugar mutase → MDWKLIAKSWIDFDGLDLELKEQLSELMRDEKHLEESFYKNLEFGTGGMRGEIGVGTNRMNIYTVRKASAGLAAYIEQYGKEAKDRGVVIAYDSRHKSPEFALEAAKTLATKGIQTYVFDELRPTPELSFALRHLNAFSGIVVTASHNPPEYNGYKVYGSDGGQLPPEAADLVISKVNEIENELLIEVDSEEHLRELGLIKTIGSEIDQVYIENLKTISVNPGLAAKTDINIVFTPLHGTANKPVRAALAALGYQNVTVVKEQEQPDPEFSTVKSPNPEEHAAFELAIRDGKKVGADILIATDPDADRLGIAVLNHEGEYVVLTGNQTGALLLDYLLSQKKEKGILPQNGVVLKTIVTSELGRKIASAFQLETIDVLTGFKFIAEKIKQYEESGERTFLFGYEESYGYLIGDFARDKDAVQAALLAAEVCAYYKKQGMTLYDGMLQVFEKYGFYQEGLRSLTLKGKEGAEMIQLLLASFRNEPLVKLGEVKTTATEDYLTRIRVTQNGEEKIELPKSNVLKYIFEDGSWVCLRPSGTEPKVKFYFGVNSESLAKSKEKLVSIEKAFMGLVDQKVKMVQEK, encoded by the coding sequence ATGGATTGGAAGTTAATTGCAAAAAGTTGGATTGATTTCGATGGACTGGATTTGGAATTAAAAGAACAATTATCGGAATTAATGAGGGATGAGAAGCACCTAGAAGAGTCCTTTTACAAAAATTTAGAGTTTGGTACAGGCGGAATGCGTGGAGAAATTGGTGTTGGAACAAACAGAATGAATATCTACACCGTTCGTAAAGCTTCGGCAGGTCTGGCTGCTTACATAGAACAATATGGCAAGGAAGCGAAAGATCGTGGTGTTGTCATTGCCTATGATTCACGTCATAAATCTCCCGAATTCGCATTGGAGGCTGCTAAAACTCTTGCGACGAAGGGGATTCAAACATATGTCTTTGATGAACTTAGACCAACACCGGAACTCTCTTTTGCCTTAAGGCACCTAAACGCCTTTTCCGGAATTGTCGTGACCGCAAGTCATAATCCGCCGGAATATAACGGGTATAAGGTATATGGTTCAGATGGCGGTCAACTTCCTCCTGAGGCTGCGGATTTGGTTATTTCAAAAGTAAACGAAATTGAAAATGAATTATTAATTGAGGTCGACAGTGAAGAACATTTAAGGGAATTAGGGTTAATTAAAACCATTGGATCAGAAATTGACCAAGTTTATATTGAAAATCTAAAAACTATTTCAGTAAATCCCGGTCTTGCGGCTAAAACGGATATTAACATTGTTTTTACACCGCTGCATGGAACGGCCAATAAACCCGTTCGGGCGGCACTTGCTGCATTAGGGTACCAAAATGTAACGGTGGTAAAGGAACAGGAACAGCCGGATCCGGAATTTTCTACTGTGAAGAGTCCAAATCCGGAAGAGCATGCTGCCTTTGAACTAGCCATACGCGATGGTAAAAAAGTGGGAGCTGACATTTTAATTGCAACAGACCCAGATGCCGATCGCTTAGGAATTGCTGTTTTAAATCATGAAGGTGAATATGTTGTTCTTACAGGCAACCAAACTGGTGCTTTATTACTTGATTATCTCCTATCTCAGAAAAAGGAGAAAGGCATACTGCCGCAAAATGGAGTTGTATTAAAAACAATCGTAACATCTGAATTAGGGCGGAAAATTGCTTCAGCTTTCCAATTAGAAACGATTGATGTATTAACCGGATTTAAGTTTATTGCTGAAAAAATTAAGCAATATGAAGAATCAGGTGAGCGGACTTTCCTATTTGGTTATGAAGAGTCCTACGGTTATTTAATTGGCGACTTTGCCCGTGATAAAGATGCAGTGCAAGCGGCTTTATTAGCGGCAGAAGTCTGCGCATATTATAAAAAACAGGGCATGACCCTTTATGATGGAATGCTGCAAGTATTTGAAAAGTATGGTTTTTACCAAGAAGGTCTTCGTTCCTTAACATTAAAAGGCAAAGAAGGAGCGGAAATGATTCAGCTTCTTTTGGCCTCTTTTAGAAATGAGCCGTTGGTAAAGCTTGGGGAAGTAAAAACGACTGCAACAGAAGATTATTTAACAAGAATTCGGGTAACACAAAACGGGGAAGAAAAAATTGAGTTACCAAAATCAAATGTCTTAAAATATATTTTTGAAGATGGCTCATGGGTTTGTTTAAGACCATCGGGAACGGAACCAAAAGTAAAATTCTACTTTGGGGTTAATAGTGAAAGTCTTGCAAAAAGTAAAGAGAAGCTTGTATCTATTGAAAAGGCCTTTATGGGGCTCGTTGATCAGAAAGTGAAAATGGTTCAGGAAAAATAG
- the proC gene encoding pyrroline-5-carboxylate reductase has protein sequence MNKKIGFIGAGKMAQAMIEGIVTSNMIPKEKIMASAATEETINKIDRIHGIFTTLHNKDVVRFADILILAVKPELYLSVIEEIKEDMKQSAILVTIAAGITLLDIEQAFGFQVKAVRTMPNTPSLVGEGMSAICANDYLSEAEIAEVETLFSCFGKTERLQEKLMDAIPSISGSSPAYVYMLIEAMADGGVRQGIPRAKAYRLAAQAVLGAAKMVLETGVHPGELKDHVCTPGGATIEAVATLEEKQFRGAIMAAMESCTRKVKHIEK, from the coding sequence ATGAATAAAAAAATAGGTTTTATTGGAGCGGGGAAAATGGCTCAAGCCATGATTGAAGGGATTGTAACATCTAATATGATTCCGAAAGAAAAGATTATGGCAAGTGCTGCAACAGAGGAAACAATTAATAAAATTGATCGGATCCACGGGATTTTTACAACTTTACATAACAAAGATGTTGTTAGGTTTGCAGACATTTTAATCCTGGCGGTGAAACCGGAGCTTTATCTATCGGTCATTGAAGAAATAAAAGAGGATATGAAACAAAGTGCAATCCTTGTTACTATTGCAGCAGGAATTACCTTACTGGATATTGAACAAGCATTTGGCTTTCAAGTAAAGGCTGTCCGGACTATGCCAAATACCCCTTCATTGGTTGGCGAAGGGATGAGTGCAATTTGTGCAAATGATTATCTTAGCGAAGCGGAGATAGCTGAAGTGGAGACTTTATTCAGTTGCTTCGGAAAAACCGAACGTTTGCAGGAAAAATTAATGGATGCCATACCCTCTATAAGCGGTTCCTCTCCGGCATACGTTTACATGTTAATAGAGGCAATGGCTGATGGGGGCGTACGTCAGGGAATACCCAGAGCCAAGGCTTACCGGCTTGCTGCGCAGGCGGTTTTAGGTGCAGCGAAAATGGTTCTTGAGACAGGTGTACATCCGGGAGAACTGAAAGATCATGTTTGCACGCCTGGAGGCGCAACTATAGAGGCAGTGGCAACTCTTGAGGAGAAGCAATTTCGGGGGGCAATTATGGCCGCAATGGAGAGCTGTACTAGGAAGGTAAAACATATTGAAAAATGA
- a CDS encoding RluA family pseudouridine synthase codes for MLKTVRKGEWFHIIVPIEWEGKSIDEIFRSVWEAPKKMIHQFRMEDKVLAESSRVNWNLPLTAGVQLQVKLFEEETLPVTPNFHDIDILFEDDHVIVINKPPFMNTHPNDPLTESNTLLNAAAFYLQSKGEYRNIRHIHRLDRDTSGAILFTKHALAGAILDKMLERREIKRTYIAAVHGCFKRKKGTIHQPIGRDRHHATKRRVSPTGQDALTHYQVIMEDKKKELSYVKCWLETGRTHQIRVHLSHFGHPIIGDTLYGGQPVVNRQALHAAKLEFIHPMTKESIVCHAPFNDLLGVFNKIDVNSI; via the coding sequence ATGTTAAAAACAGTACGTAAAGGTGAATGGTTTCACATAATTGTCCCTATAGAGTGGGAAGGAAAATCGATTGATGAGATATTTCGTTCTGTTTGGGAAGCCCCTAAAAAGATGATTCATCAATTCCGGATGGAGGACAAGGTTCTGGCAGAAAGCAGTCGTGTTAATTGGAATTTGCCCCTCACAGCTGGGGTTCAGCTGCAAGTTAAGCTATTTGAAGAAGAAACACTCCCGGTTACCCCAAATTTCCATGACATTGACATCCTGTTTGAAGATGATCACGTTATAGTGATTAATAAACCGCCATTTATGAATACGCATCCAAATGACCCTTTGACTGAGAGCAATACACTACTTAATGCTGCAGCTTTTTATTTACAATCCAAAGGAGAATATCGAAATATACGTCACATTCACCGCTTAGACCGGGATACATCTGGGGCGATTTTATTTACAAAGCATGCGTTGGCAGGAGCTATTTTAGACAAGATGCTTGAGAGACGCGAAATCAAACGGACCTATATTGCCGCAGTCCATGGATGTTTCAAGCGAAAAAAAGGAACAATCCATCAGCCAATTGGCCGGGACCGGCACCATGCAACAAAAAGAAGAGTTTCACCAACCGGCCAAGATGCCTTAACCCATTATCAGGTGATAATGGAAGATAAAAAGAAGGAGCTCTCATATGTAAAATGCTGGCTTGAAACGGGAAGAACTCATCAAATTAGGGTCCATTTAAGCCATTTCGGGCATCCAATCATTGGAGATACATTATATGGCGGACAGCCAGTGGTCAATAGACAGGCCCTGCATGCCGCCAAACTGGAATTTATTCATCCCATGACGAAAGAAAGTATTGTATGTCATGCGCCTTTTAACGATCTATTAGGTGTTTTTAACAAAATTGACGTTAATTCAATATAA
- a CDS encoding SDR family oxidoreductase gives MLNEQTAIVTGASRGIGREIAIKLAEQGMKVTIVGSSSQVSETADELKKMGYANILPVQADVSKEEDMQEVVKKTIEAYGKVDVLVNNAGVGFFKLTEDVTVEEWRKVFEVNVQGVFLATKAVLPHMKERKTGTIITISSDVARYTIPNGAAYTATKYAVQGFSGSVAQEVREYGIRVGTINPGMVDTYFAESTQGLPEKKDWLKVEDIANAVVYMASAPKHMLIDEIVLHPFVQQYPIA, from the coding sequence ATGTTAAATGAACAAACTGCTATAGTCACGGGCGCATCTCGTGGTATTGGGAGAGAAATCGCCATTAAACTGGCTGAACAAGGAATGAAAGTAACAATCGTAGGCAGTTCATCACAAGTATCAGAAACGGCAGATGAATTAAAGAAGATGGGATACGCTAATATTCTCCCTGTTCAAGCAGACGTTTCGAAAGAAGAGGACATGCAGGAAGTCGTTAAGAAAACGATTGAAGCATACGGTAAAGTCGATGTTCTTGTAAATAATGCAGGTGTCGGTTTCTTTAAATTAACAGAAGACGTCACGGTAGAAGAGTGGAGAAAGGTATTTGAGGTGAATGTCCAAGGGGTGTTCTTGGCTACGAAGGCCGTCCTTCCACATATGAAGGAGCGGAAGACAGGAACGATTATTACCATTTCCTCCGATGTTGCCCGTTATACGATTCCGAATGGTGCTGCGTATACCGCCACTAAATATGCGGTTCAAGGTTTTTCCGGCTCAGTCGCCCAGGAGGTACGTGAATATGGAATTCGCGTCGGCACGATCAATCCTGGCATGGTCGATACGTATTTTGCCGAATCAACTCAAGGCTTACCGGAGAAAAAGGATTGGCTGAAGGTCGAGGACATCGCAAATGCAGTTGTATATATGGCATCGGCACCAAAGCATATGCTGATCGATGAAATCGTCTTACATCCCTTCGTACAACAATATCCTATTGCATAA
- a CDS encoding glycosyltransferase family 2 protein, with protein MPFFQWGDIVTAFASFIAVYMVIVILFYTVILVISMFQLRKEYQLDRVQVYEDYMEEVFTKPVSIIVPAFNEEAGIIHSVRSLLSVNYPVFEVIVVNDGSTDQTFNKMIDHYDMKEIKKVVRKQIHTKPIKKIYQSAIFSQLFLIDKENGGKADALNVGLNFSHYPYFCSLDGDSVLEQDAFLKVMKPIIDSNEEVIASGGSVRIANGCQIQNGRILKVGLSDKPLVVMQIIEYLRAFLMGRIGLSRHNLLLIISGAFGVFSKYWVVAAGGYRTDTVGEDMELVVRMHRLLKEEGQKKKIVYVPDPVCWTEVPEDMKFLRRQRRRWHRGLFESLWIHKKITFNPKYGSIGLLAFPYFWIVEFLGPIIELSGYIFMILCLFLGGIYIEFAILLFLLSCLYGSIFSMAAVLLEEWSLTKYPKVSDIIKLFLYSLTETIWYRPMTVLWRCEGVWQMLKGDTSWGEMKRKGVSE; from the coding sequence ATGCCATTTTTTCAGTGGGGTGACATTGTAACGGCTTTTGCTTCTTTCATTGCGGTTTATATGGTGATTGTTATTTTGTTTTACACAGTTATTTTGGTTATCTCCATGTTTCAGCTCCGAAAGGAATACCAGCTCGATCGGGTTCAAGTCTACGAAGATTACATGGAGGAGGTCTTTACAAAGCCGGTTTCAATAATTGTTCCGGCTTTTAATGAAGAAGCGGGAATTATTCATAGTGTTCGTTCTCTTTTAAGTGTTAATTATCCTGTATTTGAAGTGATTGTTGTAAATGACGGTTCAACGGATCAAACCTTCAATAAAATGATAGACCATTATGATATGAAAGAAATAAAAAAAGTAGTTCGAAAACAAATTCACACAAAACCAATCAAAAAAATTTATCAATCAGCTATTTTCTCACAGCTCTTTCTTATTGATAAGGAGAATGGTGGAAAGGCAGATGCACTAAATGTAGGGCTTAACTTTTCTCATTATCCTTATTTTTGTTCACTCGATGGAGATTCAGTTTTGGAACAGGATGCTTTTTTAAAGGTAATGAAACCGATTATCGATTCGAATGAGGAAGTGATTGCCTCAGGCGGCAGTGTGCGAATTGCGAATGGCTGTCAAATTCAAAATGGACGTATTTTAAAAGTAGGCTTATCAGATAAACCTTTAGTGGTCATGCAAATTATTGAATATTTACGAGCCTTTTTGATGGGAAGAATTGGCCTAAGCAGACATAACCTCTTGTTGATTATCTCCGGTGCCTTTGGTGTTTTTTCAAAGTATTGGGTAGTTGCTGCTGGAGGGTACCGAACCGATACGGTCGGTGAAGATATGGAATTAGTGGTGAGAATGCACCGCCTATTAAAGGAAGAAGGCCAAAAGAAGAAAATTGTCTATGTTCCTGATCCGGTATGTTGGACTGAGGTCCCGGAAGATATGAAGTTTTTAAGAAGACAGAGAAGACGATGGCATCGAGGGCTATTCGAAAGCCTATGGATTCATAAAAAAATTACTTTTAATCCTAAATACGGTTCAATTGGACTCCTCGCATTTCCCTATTTTTGGATTGTTGAATTTCTTGGCCCGATTATCGAATTATCTGGTTACATATTTATGATTCTCTGTTTATTTCTCGGTGGAATTTATATTGAATTTGCTATTTTATTATTTTTATTATCCTGTTTATATGGATCAATTTTTTCGATGGCCGCTGTGCTTCTAGAAGAATGGAGTTTAACCAAGTATCCAAAGGTTTCAGATATCATTAAGCTTTTCTTATACTCTTTAACAGAAACGATATGGTACAGGCCGATGACTGTTCTTTGGCGATGTGAGGGAGTATGGCAAATGTTAAAAGGGGATACAAGCTGGGGAGAAATGAAGAGAAAAGGTGTATCAGAATGA
- the deoC gene encoding deoxyribose-phosphate aldolase, translating into MTQNIVRMIDHTLLKADATREEVVKIVEEAKQYLFASVCVNPTWVKTAAEMLKDTEEVKVCTVIGFPLGASTPETKAFETSNAIENGADEIDMVINIAALKDQQDDLVEKDIRAVVEAAKGKAIVKVIIETCLLTNEEKVRACELSVKAGADFVKTSTGFSTGGATVEDIRLMRQTVGPEIGVKASGGVRSREDALAMAEAGATRIGASSGVSIANGELSLSNY; encoded by the coding sequence ATGACACAAAACATTGTCAGAATGATTGACCATACATTATTAAAGGCTGATGCTACTCGTGAAGAAGTCGTAAAAATTGTTGAGGAAGCAAAGCAATATTTATTTGCATCTGTTTGTGTTAATCCAACTTGGGTTAAGACAGCTGCAGAAATGCTGAAAGACACTGAAGAAGTAAAAGTGTGTACTGTTATTGGGTTTCCATTGGGTGCATCTACACCGGAAACGAAGGCATTTGAAACTAGCAATGCGATTGAAAACGGCGCAGATGAGATCGATATGGTTATTAATATTGCGGCATTAAAGGATCAGCAGGATGATTTAGTTGAAAAAGATATCCGTGCTGTTGTCGAAGCCGCAAAGGGCAAGGCAATAGTAAAGGTCATCATCGAAACCTGCTTGTTAACGAATGAAGAAAAGGTTAGAGCGTGTGAGCTTTCTGTAAAAGCAGGAGCAGATTTTGTGAAAACATCAACCGGATTTTCAACAGGTGGAGCAACTGTGGAGGATATCCGTTTAATGCGTCAGACAGTCGGCCCTGAAATTGGTGTGAAGGCATCGGGTGGTGTTCGCAGCCGTGAAGATGCATTGGCAATGGCCGAAGCAGGAGCAACCCGAATTGGTGCAAGTTCTGGTGTTTCGATTGCAAATGGAGAGCTTTCATTAAGTAACTATTAA
- a CDS encoding YhcU family protein, giving the protein MKIVFASTPSQEQEINGLVRYIYSNIFPVYFNDEDICEFEQLKVLRSSEDYSTLKDAFQVMTCMQTLISILESAQLDDQYEAVFNKNAATLKEFGVFFPFQFEQFAEAKRLKNTILSVYTKADNELII; this is encoded by the coding sequence GTGAAAATAGTGTTTGCCTCGACACCAAGTCAGGAACAAGAAATTAATGGACTGGTGAGGTATATTTATTCTAATATTTTTCCGGTCTATTTTAACGATGAGGATATCTGTGAATTTGAACAGTTAAAGGTGTTGCGATCTTCTGAGGATTATAGCACATTAAAAGATGCATTTCAGGTGATGACCTGTATGCAAACATTAATATCGATTCTTGAGTCTGCACAACTGGATGATCAGTACGAAGCAGTATTTAACAAAAATGCTGCCACACTGAAGGAATTTGGGGTGTTTTTTCCGTTTCAATTTGAACAATTTGCAGAGGCAAAAAGGTTGAAAAACACAATTCTCAGTGTATACACAAAGGCAGATAATGAACTGATAATATAG
- a CDS encoding inorganic phosphate transporter, translating to MSILLILTILIVICALAFDFINGFHDTANAIATSVSTKALRPRQAILLAAIMNFVGAMTFTGVAKTISKDIVDPFNLTNGSVVILAALIAAVAWNLITWYFGIPSSSSHALIGSIAGAAVASKGLGVLNYAGFIKILEALILSPILAFVVGYIVYSIFKVVFKNFNLAKTNRNFRYIQIATAALQSYSHGTNDAQKSMGIITMALIASEYLPHNADVPFWVQFSCALAMGLGTSVGGWKIIKTVGGKIMKIRPINGVAADLTGAGIIFGASLIHLPVSTTHVISSGILGVGSAHRLKGVKWGTAQRMLITWVITLPITALLAAICYFVLNLIF from the coding sequence ATGAGCATTCTATTAATACTAACGATATTAATTGTTATTTGTGCCCTTGCATTTGACTTTATTAATGGTTTCCATGATACGGCAAATGCAATCGCAACATCAGTGTCAACAAAAGCATTAAGACCGCGTCAGGCAATTCTTTTAGCTGCTATCATGAACTTTGTCGGTGCGATGACGTTTACAGGGGTTGCCAAAACAATCTCAAAGGATATTGTTGATCCCTTTAATCTTACCAACGGATCAGTTGTAATTCTGGCTGCCTTAATTGCGGCGGTTGCATGGAATTTAATTACCTGGTATTTCGGGATTCCGAGCAGTTCTTCCCATGCCCTTATCGGATCGATCGCCGGAGCAGCAGTTGCTTCTAAAGGTTTAGGTGTACTTAACTACGCCGGATTTATAAAAATTCTTGAAGCCCTTATTCTTTCACCAATTTTAGCGTTTGTAGTTGGATACATCGTTTACAGTATTTTCAAAGTGGTATTTAAGAATTTCAATTTAGCAAAAACAAATCGAAATTTCCGTTATATCCAGATCGCTACTGCTGCATTACAATCTTATTCACACGGAACAAACGATGCCCAGAAATCAATGGGGATTATCACCATGGCTTTAATTGCCAGTGAATATCTTCCCCATAATGCAGATGTGCCATTTTGGGTTCAGTTTTCCTGTGCATTAGCAATGGGGTTAGGTACTTCCGTGGGCGGATGGAAAATCATTAAAACGGTTGGCGGAAAAATTATGAAGATCCGTCCGATCAATGGTGTTGCGGCAGATTTAACAGGTGCCGGGATTATTTTCGGAGCAAGCTTAATTCACCTTCCAGTAAGTACAACACATGTTATTTCTTCCGGAATACTTGGTGTTGGATCTGCACACCGTCTTAAAGGAGTCAAGTGGGGTACGGCCCAACGCATGCTGATTACATGGGTTATTACTCTTCCCATCACTGCATTACTAGCAGCCATTTGTTATTTTGTTTTGAATCTAATCTTTTAA
- a CDS encoding DUF47 domain-containing protein, producing the protein MAFKKVDKFSALLSKISGNLNEGTDFFTEYKLKNISDLKIFSEKMKEYETQGDSYVHEVIKELNDAFITPIEREDILHLAMSMDDVLDGLEATSALFEMYSITQADDFMKQFVAAIQGSVHEIEKAIELLSNKKLQQIREHAIKIKDYESNCDNILRQSIKNLFTVEKDPIRIIQYKEIYENLEDIADYCQTVANTLETIIMKNA; encoded by the coding sequence ATGGCATTTAAAAAAGTGGATAAATTCTCGGCACTTTTAAGTAAAATTTCCGGAAATTTAAATGAAGGAACAGATTTCTTTACTGAATACAAATTAAAAAACATTAGTGACTTGAAAATTTTTTCAGAGAAAATGAAAGAATATGAAACACAGGGAGATTCTTACGTTCATGAAGTGATAAAAGAACTAAATGATGCCTTCATCACACCGATTGAACGGGAAGATATCCTGCACCTTGCAATGAGCATGGATGATGTTTTAGATGGCCTGGAAGCTACTTCGGCATTATTTGAAATGTATTCGATTACCCAAGCGGATGATTTTATGAAGCAGTTTGTTGCCGCAATTCAAGGAAGTGTCCATGAAATCGAAAAAGCAATTGAACTATTATCAAATAAAAAGCTGCAGCAAATAAGAGAACATGCCATTAAAATTAAGGATTACGAATCAAATTGTGATAACATTTTACGCCAATCTATTAAGAATTTATTTACAGTTGAAAAAGATCCAATCCGGATCATTCAATATAAGGAAATATATGAAAATTTAGAGGATATTGCTGACTATTGCCAAACTGTCGCAAATACTCTTGAAACCATTATCATGAAAAATGCCTAA
- a CDS encoding XapX domain-containing protein, giving the protein MKEVLLALVAGLVVGMLFKFLKLPLPAPPVFSAVVGVFGVYFGGVVLDWIMKLIQH; this is encoded by the coding sequence ATGAAAGAAGTTTTACTGGCATTAGTGGCTGGATTAGTTGTTGGTATGCTGTTTAAATTCTTAAAATTGCCATTGCCTGCACCCCCGGTTTTTTCGGCAGTAGTAGGTGTGTTCGGTGTGTATTTCGGCGGAGTCGTACTTGATTGGATTATGAAGTTAATCCAGCATTAA
- a CDS encoding HEAT repeat domain-containing protein: protein MKNELFSLSVLTITILCILVILLKYLIIRKTLDLRNREKIENYKETYNPHIYRMLTEGTYSRKLKPETGLQQKAFEELLSRYIKVIEGVEEKERLSELASMYLSDYYRKRLNSIKWSTRMNTLYHIEDFHMISLLDDVYSLTKKKQLSHEELVHSLRILALFKFESILNLLTTKYRHLTEYDYRHILLRLHEHQFDQLVLYFHKAELSLQKAVLEVISIKRELTYLPFIENIISSYLGEIKLRALKAVAQIGYVKNIDPYLDLLYSTKWEERLVAAKLVGSLKEEKALARLIELLHDQAWWVRSQAGQSISQFANGKDVLRKVLETSKDAFAKDMAWEWLHKGV, encoded by the coding sequence TTGAAAAATGAGTTATTTAGCCTTTCCGTCTTAACCATTACTATTTTATGTATTTTGGTTATTTTATTAAAATATTTAATCATACGGAAAACACTCGATTTAAGGAATAGAGAAAAAATTGAAAACTATAAAGAAACCTACAATCCTCATATTTATCGCATGTTGACAGAAGGCACCTATTCCAGAAAACTGAAGCCGGAGACTGGCCTTCAGCAGAAGGCATTTGAAGAGCTTCTCAGCCGCTATATCAAAGTAATAGAAGGGGTAGAAGAAAAGGAACGATTATCCGAATTAGCTTCAATGTATTTATCTGATTACTATCGGAAGAGACTGAATAGCATAAAATGGAGTACACGAATGAATACCCTTTATCATATTGAGGATTTCCATATGATTTCATTATTAGATGATGTGTATTCGTTAACGAAAAAGAAGCAGCTTTCCCATGAAGAGCTTGTACATAGTTTGAGAATTTTGGCTTTATTTAAATTTGAATCAATATTGAACTTGCTTACGACTAAATATCGACATCTAACTGAATATGATTACCGTCATATTTTACTCCGTTTACATGAGCATCAATTTGATCAATTAGTTCTTTATTTCCATAAAGCGGAGCTCTCATTACAGAAAGCCGTTCTTGAAGTAATCTCTATTAAAAGAGAGCTAACCTATCTACCGTTCATTGAAAATATTATTTCCAGCTATTTAGGAGAAATCAAGCTAAGGGCTTTAAAAGCAGTTGCGCAAATTGGTTATGTAAAAAATATTGATCCGTATTTAGACCTCCTATATTCTACTAAATGGGAGGAACGACTGGTTGCAGCAAAATTAGTTGGGTCATTAAAGGAAGAAAAAGCTTTGGCAAGATTAATTGAGCTCCTGCATGATCAGGCGTGGTGGGTTCGTTCCCAAGCAGGACAGTCTATTAGCCAATTTGCTAATGGGAAAGATGTTTTACGGAAGGTATTAGAAACATCTAAGGATGCTTTCGCAAAAGATATGGCCTGGGAATGGCTGCATAAAGGGGTTTAA
- a CDS encoding GlsB/YeaQ/YmgE family stress response membrane protein, with protein MSFIWALIVGGIIGWLAGLIVGRNIPGGIIGNIIAGFVGAWLGTAVLGNWGPHVADFAIIPAIIGAAVLVLLLSFIMRAFRKAD; from the coding sequence ATGAGCTTCATTTGGGCATTAATTGTAGGTGGAATTATAGGCTGGTTAGCAGGTCTTATTGTTGGAAGGAATATACCTGGTGGCATTATTGGTAATATCATTGCTGGTTTTGTTGGCGCATGGCTCGGTACAGCTGTTTTAGGTAATTGGGGGCCGCATGTGGCCGATTTTGCTATTATACCAGCAATCATTGGTGCAGCCGTATTGGTTCTTCTGCTAAGCTTCATCATGCGAGCCTTTAGAAAAGCAGACTAA